A genomic window from Flavobacterium johnsoniae includes:
- the argC gene encoding N-acetyl-gamma-glutamyl-phosphate reductase, whose translation MINVGIIGGSGYTAGELIRILMYHPKVNIDFVYSTTNAGKPLSVAHHDLMGDIEMNFTAEINPNVNVVFLCLGHGKSISFLKENQFASHTKIIDLGNDFRLNKDAHFEGKDFVYGLPEINKNEIKKTNYIANPGCFATAIQLALLPLAKHNLLNNDVHINATTGSTGAGVSLSETSHFSWRNNNMSHYKAFEHQHLGEIGESLVQLQDDFDSELLFIPNRGDFPRGIFATLYTLCDDSLEQLVAKYEDFYKDQPFVTITTTNINMKQVVQTNKCIISLLKKGNRVLITSIIDNLTKGASGQAIQNMNLMFGLEETTGLHLKPSGF comes from the coding sequence ATGATTAATGTCGGAATTATTGGTGGTTCGGGCTACACGGCCGGAGAACTCATCAGAATTTTAATGTATCACCCAAAAGTAAACATCGATTTTGTTTACAGTACAACAAATGCAGGAAAACCGCTTTCTGTGGCGCACCACGATTTGATGGGTGATATTGAAATGAATTTCACAGCTGAAATCAATCCAAATGTGAATGTTGTTTTTTTGTGTTTAGGTCACGGAAAATCGATTTCATTTTTGAAAGAAAATCAGTTTGCAAGTCATACCAAAATTATTGATTTAGGAAATGATTTCAGATTGAATAAAGACGCGCATTTCGAAGGAAAAGATTTTGTTTACGGTTTGCCTGAAATCAATAAAAATGAAATCAAAAAGACAAATTATATTGCTAATCCGGGTTGTTTTGCAACTGCTATTCAGTTGGCGTTATTGCCTTTAGCAAAACACAATTTGTTGAATAATGATGTTCATATTAACGCTACAACAGGAAGTACAGGAGCGGGAGTAAGTCTTTCGGAAACTTCTCATTTCAGTTGGAGAAACAATAATATGTCGCATTACAAAGCTTTTGAACACCAGCATTTGGGAGAAATCGGAGAAAGCTTAGTTCAATTGCAAGATGATTTTGACAGCGAATTGCTTTTCATTCCAAATAGAGGAGATTTTCCAAGAGGAATTTTTGCAACACTTTATACATTGTGTGATGACAGTTTGGAGCAATTGGTTGCTAAATACGAAGATTTCTATAAAGATCAACCTTTCGTAACCATCACCACAACAAACATCAACATGAAACAAGTGGTGCAAACGAATAAATGTATCATTAGTTTATTGAAAAAAGGAAACCGGGTTCTCATAACATCAATTATCGATAACTTAACCAAAGGTGCTTCAGGACAAGCGATTCAAAACATGAATTTAATGTTCGGATTAGAAGAAACCACAGGTTTAC